From a region of the Candidatus Bathyanammoxibius amoris genome:
- a CDS encoding divalent-cation tolerance protein CutA encodes MSEYSVVLITASTQEEAQKIGRTLVEERLFACSNLISPVQSIFHWEGKVNDENEVLIMAKTKTGLSDDIIKRVKELHSYTVPEILFLPILRGSEDYLNWVDAETRAVTEQNTDH; translated from the coding sequence ATGTCAGAATATTCTGTGGTGCTGATAACGGCATCCACACAGGAGGAGGCACAAAAAATAGGCCGGACACTGGTGGAAGAAAGGCTCTTTGCCTGTTCCAATCTTATTTCACCCGTCCAGTCCATATTCCACTGGGAGGGAAAGGTGAACGACGAGAACGAGGTCCTGATTATGGCAAAGACAAAGACCGGTCTTTCTGACGATATAATAAAGAGGGTGAAAGAACTCCACTCCTACACCGTCCCGGAGATACTGTTCCTCCCCATACTCCGCGGCTCAGAAGACTATCTGAACTGGGTAGACGCCGAGACCCGGGCGGTGACAGAACAAAACACCGACCACTGA
- a CDS encoding cation:proton antiporter codes for MEVHTLTTEIGIICFILFLSGLLARKLRLSLIPIYILTGLFLGNFVQKSIVTDFLSQIGILLLLFLIGLEFSFGGLLKNGHKLVTAGFYDLAFNLPVGFIVGQALGWDITSSLLLSGIVYISSSAIICKGIVELKRSVYPETECLLGILVFEDIFIAIYLAVLSGVISVGRFEMTPVTIAILKALVFCGGLMFIGKYLRKYVEKLLDVESTELFALLMFSIIILTASAGKMLGLTEAIGAFFAGMVIAETRQKARALELIAPLQYITVAIFFVSFGIITDFTAFGEVFWWALLLVGISIPFKLLTGVFAGRAYELNTRAQIRLGLSLLPRGEFSIVIAAVATTYAGSFSHHIQALTLLYVLILAILGSIVMRFSGKMANAIAGKKIEGQHKEAN; via the coding sequence ATGGAAGTACATACCTTAACTACTGAGATAGGGATTATATGTTTCATCCTCTTCTTAAGCGGCCTTCTCGCAAGAAAACTGCGTCTCTCGCTCATCCCCATTTACATATTGACAGGTCTTTTTCTGGGCAATTTTGTCCAGAAATCGATCGTAACGGATTTCCTGTCGCAGATAGGGATACTCCTGCTTCTTTTCTTAATAGGGTTGGAGTTCTCCTTCGGGGGACTCTTAAAAAACGGCCACAAACTCGTGACCGCGGGATTCTACGACCTGGCATTTAATCTGCCCGTCGGGTTTATAGTGGGCCAGGCCCTCGGCTGGGACATAACGTCTTCACTCCTCCTTTCCGGTATTGTATATATCAGCAGTTCAGCAATAATATGCAAGGGCATCGTGGAGCTTAAGAGGTCCGTCTATCCTGAGACGGAGTGCCTGCTGGGCATACTCGTATTTGAGGACATTTTCATAGCCATATACCTGGCGGTGCTCTCGGGCGTCATATCGGTGGGCAGGTTTGAGATGACCCCGGTTACCATTGCGATATTGAAGGCTCTGGTGTTTTGCGGCGGTCTCATGTTTATCGGCAAGTATCTGAGGAAATACGTCGAAAAGTTGTTAGACGTCGAGTCTACAGAGCTGTTTGCTCTTCTTATGTTCTCAATCATAATCCTTACGGCGTCGGCGGGCAAGATGCTGGGCCTTACCGAGGCCATAGGCGCGTTCTTTGCCGGAATGGTGATAGCAGAGACGCGCCAGAAGGCACGGGCCCTGGAACTCATCGCGCCCCTCCAATACATAACGGTGGCCATATTCTTTGTCTCATTTGGTATCATTACCGACTTCACCGCCTTTGGTGAGGTCTTCTGGTGGGCGCTGTTGCTGGTGGGGATATCCATTCCCTTCAAGCTGCTTACGGGAGTTTTCGCGGGCCGCGCCTACGAGCTGAACACCAGGGCTCAAATACGGTTAGGTCTCAGCCTGCTGCCACGGGGGGAATTTTCCATAGTAATTGCCGCCGTGGCCACCACATATGCAGGCAGCTTCAGCCATCACATACAGGCATTGACCTTACTATACGTACTTATACTGGCCATCCTCGGGTCAATCGTGATGAGATTCTCCGGTAAAATGGCCAACGCCATCGCGGGTAAAAAAATAGAAGGGCAACACAAGGAGGCCAACTAA
- a CDS encoding potassium transporter TrkA → MVEVKETDLPAIGKKFTIEAESGETVVVVVRLNGEREVYRFTGDKEIPVSETTFTEEEARTIGSILAGTYFHPVKEKAVELLMKEMAMEWVKVEPGSMLEDKTIGELAIRRETGVSVISILRKGKVIPNPIAKHRIRRDDTLIVVGTSEQIKTFVNMVEFSVKKTGGKSPETPPEKPAEEPKD, encoded by the coding sequence ATGGTAGAAGTAAAAGAAACTGACCTCCCGGCGATAGGCAAGAAGTTTACGATAGAGGCTGAGTCGGGGGAGACTGTAGTAGTCGTAGTCCGGTTGAACGGAGAGAGAGAGGTCTATCGCTTTACCGGAGACAAGGAAATACCGGTCTCCGAGACGACCTTTACGGAGGAAGAGGCCCGCACGATAGGCTCCATCCTGGCCGGAACATACTTCCATCCGGTAAAGGAGAAGGCCGTCGAACTGTTGATGAAAGAGATGGCAATGGAGTGGGTAAAGGTAGAGCCCGGGTCAATGCTGGAAGACAAGACCATCGGGGAATTGGCCATAAGAAGGGAGACGGGCGTCTCCGTAATCTCCATCTTAAGGAAAGGCAAGGTGATCCCCAACCCGATAGCCAAGCATAGAATACGCAGGGATGACACCTTAATAGTGGTCGGCACCAGCGAGCAGATAAAGACCTTTGTCAATATGGTTGAATTTTCAGTGAAAAAGACAGGCGGGAAATCCCCGGAAACGCCGCCTGAGAAACCTGCGGAAGAGCCCAAGGATTAA
- the rsmA gene encoding 16S rRNA (adenine(1518)-N(6)/adenine(1519)-N(6))-dimethyltransferase RsmA — translation MSMVRTHDMMSAVPDTVSSLKAALRGRGIFPGKRLGQSFLLDQNVLRSIVETAGICDRDIVLEIGTGAGSLTKHLGDRARKVLSVEIDRRLCDLSRAALDSCENVHIVNMDVLRSKAVIDPVIEGRLQEWLEGESGSVLKVVSNLPYCISTPAIIALLEGGLPVTLMVLTLQKEIVARLVAEPGTKEYGVLSVIAQLFSEIHVVRTLPAGVFWPAPQVESAVVTLNVDKEKAHRTAPDYKLLSTIVRTVFQSRRKTLLNSLLMLDLPSIDREVLPGVFKKLGIEPRLRGEALDLDEFVALSREISSLIH, via the coding sequence ATGTCTATGGTCCGTACCCACGACATGATGAGCGCCGTACCCGATACGGTTTCCAGTCTAAAAGCCGCGCTTCGAGGGAGGGGGATTTTCCCCGGGAAGAGGCTAGGCCAGAGTTTCCTGTTGGACCAAAATGTCCTGCGGTCTATCGTGGAAACGGCCGGTATCTGCGACCGTGATATAGTGCTGGAAATAGGGACCGGTGCCGGCTCTCTGACAAAACACCTCGGAGACAGGGCCCGTAAGGTATTGAGCGTGGAGATAGACCGGCGGTTGTGCGACCTTTCACGGGCGGCACTGGACTCATGCGAGAACGTACACATCGTCAATATGGACGTTCTCAGATCCAAGGCGGTCATAGACCCCGTTATAGAGGGGCGTCTTCAGGAATGGCTTGAGGGTGAGAGCGGGTCTGTACTGAAGGTAGTCTCGAACCTCCCGTATTGTATAAGCACCCCGGCGATAATCGCCCTCCTGGAGGGTGGGCTTCCCGTGACACTGATGGTACTTACCCTGCAGAAAGAGATAGTGGCCAGGCTGGTGGCAGAGCCGGGGACAAAGGAATACGGGGTGCTTTCCGTGATAGCGCAGTTATTTTCAGAGATTCACGTAGTCAGGACCCTTCCCGCCGGGGTCTTCTGGCCGGCGCCCCAGGTTGAGTCTGCCGTCGTGACGCTCAACGTGGACAAGGAGAAGGCCCACAGGACAGCGCCGGACTATAAACTTTTGAGCACAATAGTAAGGACGGTATTTCAGTCGAGACGAAAGACACTTCTTAACAGCCTTCTTATGCTTGACTTGCCTTCCATTGACAGGGAGGTACTGCCGGGTGTTTTCAAGAAACTCGGTATAGAGCCGCGCCTAAGGGGTGAGGCACTGGATTTGGACGAATTTGTAGCTCTGAGCAGAGAAATAAGCAGTTTAATTCATTAG
- the pdxA gene encoding 4-hydroxythreonine-4-phosphate dehydrogenase PdxA, translated as MAEKNRQTIGITMGDPCGVGPEVALKALAALAKGPETVDAVLIGSIDVFEETAGVIGISPGDMESDNLSVRVLGTEDPFDVKRMYEIPPNTAAGSVSVKCVLRGIEMALSGEIDALVTAPISKEAMRMAGYPYPGHTEMLKERTGSDEVVMMMVGGNLRVSFVTIHVPLREVVDRVNTANVFSTIMITADGLERFFAIPRPEQRIGVCALNPHAGEGGLMGPEEGGIILPAVELARKEGVGCNGPFASDVIFRRAVEGEFDAVVCMYHDQGAIPIKLLTTLDSGVNLTLGLPIVRTSPTHGTAFDIAGRGTANPGSMLEAIKLANRLATVPAALNRGVNAALTTPL; from the coding sequence ATGGCCGAGAAAAACAGACAAACGATTGGCATCACAATGGGTGACCCGTGCGGCGTGGGGCCGGAGGTGGCGCTCAAGGCGCTGGCAGCGCTGGCGAAAGGCCCCGAAACGGTTGACGCCGTCCTGATAGGTTCAATAGATGTGTTTGAAGAGACGGCCGGGGTCATCGGGATTTCACCGGGTGACATGGAGAGCGATAATCTAAGCGTCCGGGTTCTGGGCACGGAAGACCCTTTTGACGTGAAAAGAATGTATGAAATACCGCCTAACACGGCGGCGGGAAGTGTGTCCGTGAAATGCGTCCTCAGGGGTATAGAAATGGCGCTCTCCGGGGAGATAGATGCGCTCGTAACCGCTCCCATAAGTAAGGAGGCCATGCGCATGGCCGGGTATCCGTACCCGGGACACACCGAGATGCTCAAAGAGCGCACCGGCTCCGACGAGGTTGTAATGATGATGGTGGGCGGGAATCTGAGGGTGTCTTTCGTGACCATTCACGTACCGCTGAGAGAGGTCGTCGACAGGGTGAACACAGCGAACGTCTTTTCTACCATTATGATTACGGCGGACGGCCTGGAGAGGTTTTTTGCCATACCCAGGCCGGAACAGAGGATTGGCGTCTGCGCCCTTAACCCCCACGCGGGTGAGGGCGGGTTGATGGGACCCGAGGAGGGCGGGATAATACTGCCTGCCGTGGAGCTTGCCCGGAAGGAGGGGGTTGGGTGCAACGGCCCGTTTGCCTCGGACGTAATCTTCCGCAGGGCCGTCGAGGGTGAATTTGATGCCGTCGTCTGCATGTATCACGACCAGGGTGCTATACCGATAAAACTCCTTACCACGTTAGACAGTGGCGTGAACCTTACCCTTGGTCTTCCTATAGTGCGCACCTCACCCACCCACGGCACGGCCTTTGACATTGCCGGAAGGGGCACCGCCAACCCCGGCTCTATGCTTGAGGCCATAAAACTGGCGAACAGGCTTGCCACGGTCCCGGCGGCCTTAAACCGGGGAGTGAATGCTGCATTGACCACACCTCTCTAA
- a CDS encoding riboflavin synthase: MFTGIIENMGVVKELARVGQGGRLRIELSGLAGELGNGDSLSVDGVCLTVVDIAGGVAGFDVSHETLKRSTLGGLRPGDRVNLETALAVGDRLGGHFVQGHVDGTGTVEKIESRPGECTIWFSAGTELTQYMIEKGSVAVDGISLTVVDLTPQKFSIAIIPFTLENTTLGLKKAGDRVNIEADMLGKWIKKLQSPWGAPQGEAQGEGLTIETLKARGFE, encoded by the coding sequence GTGTTTACAGGCATTATAGAGAATATGGGGGTTGTGAAGGAACTTGCGCGCGTCGGCCAGGGAGGGAGATTACGGATAGAGCTGAGCGGGTTGGCCGGGGAGCTGGGAAACGGTGACAGCCTGTCGGTTGACGGCGTCTGTCTTACGGTGGTGGACATTGCGGGGGGAGTGGCAGGTTTTGACGTCTCGCACGAGACCCTGAAACGTTCTACGCTGGGCGGTTTGAGGCCCGGAGACAGGGTCAACCTTGAGACGGCCCTGGCGGTGGGCGACCGGCTCGGTGGACATTTCGTGCAGGGCCATGTGGACGGCACCGGCACCGTGGAGAAGATAGAGTCCCGGCCCGGTGAGTGTACCATCTGGTTCTCCGCGGGCACCGAACTGACTCAATATATGATAGAGAAGGGTTCGGTGGCGGTAGATGGCATAAGCCTGACCGTAGTGGACCTGACCCCTCAAAAGTTTTCAATCGCCATAATCCCCTTTACCCTCGAAAACACCACGCTTGGCCTCAAGAAGGCCGGCGACCGCGTGAACATAGAGGCAGACATGCTGGGTAAGTGGATAAAGAAACTCCAGTCCCCCTGGGGGGCCCCGCAGGGTGAAGCCCAGGGCGAGGGCCTTACCATAGAAACACTCAAGGCCAGGGGGTTTGAATAG
- a CDS encoding SDR family oxidoreductase produces MRLKDKVALITGGGAGIGRATGIGRATALLFAREGAKVAVTGRHKGPLKETVSAIESVGGETIMVEGDVSVAEDAERMVSQTVEAFGRLDILVNNIGVNYKQGGTVETEEDGWDVVMDINVKGVFLVSRSAVPEIEKAGGGNIINIASVFGLIGYPKAVAYCASKGAVVNLTRSMALDLAEKNIRVNCICPGIVDTPMAKDTIGRLGDYDAELKKLLQEHPLGRIGRPEDIAGACLYFASDEASWVTGAVLPVDGGFTAK; encoded by the coding sequence ATGAGATTAAAGGATAAGGTAGCGCTGATTACCGGCGGTGGTGCGGGTATCGGCAGGGCCACGGGCATAGGCAGGGCGACCGCCCTCCTCTTTGCCAGGGAGGGGGCGAAGGTGGCCGTGACGGGCAGGCACAAAGGCCCGCTAAAGGAAACCGTTTCTGCGATAGAGTCGGTTGGCGGGGAGACCATAATGGTCGAGGGCGACGTCTCGGTTGCCGAAGACGCGGAAAGGATGGTAAGTCAGACCGTGGAGGCGTTTGGCCGTCTGGACATACTGGTCAATAACATCGGTGTGAACTACAAGCAGGGGGGGACGGTAGAGACCGAAGAGGACGGATGGGACGTCGTAATGGATATTAACGTAAAGGGCGTCTTCCTGGTGAGCAGGTCTGCCGTGCCGGAGATCGAGAAGGCCGGAGGGGGGAACATCATAAATATAGCCTCGGTATTCGGTCTTATCGGCTATCCTAAAGCCGTCGCTTATTGCGCGTCCAAGGGCGCCGTGGTGAACCTGACCAGGAGCATGGCACTTGACCTCGCGGAGAAAAATATAAGGGTAAACTGCATCTGCCCCGGGATAGTTGACACGCCTATGGCCAAGGACACGATTGGGAGGCTTGGTGACTACGATGCCGAACTCAAGAAGTTATTGCAGGAACATCCTCTGGGCAGGATAGGACGGCCGGAGGACATTGCCGGTGCGTGCCTGTATTTTGCGTCTGACGAGGCAAGCTGGGTGACCGGGGCCGTCTTGCCCGTCGACGGCGGCTTCACTGCAAAATGA
- a CDS encoding SDR family oxidoreductase: MLSRPIQEATLRLKDKVALITGGGTGIGRAAALIFAKEGAKVAVTGRRKEPLKETVSAIESSGGKAIMVEGDVSAAEDAAEMVNQTVKAFDRIDILVNNAGVNYKPGGTVETDEDGWDVVMNINAKGDYLVSRYAVPEMEKAGGGSIINIASIFGLIGYPKALAYCASKGAVTNLTRSMALELAEKNIRVNCVCPGVVDTPMAREWIERHGDYETVVKKILEDYPIARIGRPDDIAYACLYLASDGASWVTGAVLPVDGGYTAK, from the coding sequence TTGCTTAGTCGCCCTATACAGGAGGCAACCCTGAGATTAAAGGATAAGGTGGCGCTGATTACCGGCGGCGGCACGGGTATCGGCAGGGCCGCTGCCCTCATTTTCGCGAAAGAAGGGGCGAAAGTGGCCGTTACGGGCAGGCGCAAGGAACCGTTGAAAGAGACCGTGTCCGCGATTGAATCCAGTGGCGGAAAGGCCATAATGGTGGAGGGAGACGTCTCGGCGGCGGAAGATGCGGCAGAGATGGTAAACCAGACCGTAAAGGCGTTCGACAGGATAGATATCCTGGTCAATAATGCCGGTGTAAATTACAAACCCGGAGGCACGGTTGAGACGGATGAAGACGGGTGGGACGTTGTAATGAATATCAATGCAAAGGGCGACTATCTGGTAAGCAGGTATGCCGTACCGGAAATGGAGAAGGCGGGGGGAGGGAGCATCATAAACATAGCCTCTATATTCGGTCTTATCGGCTATCCCAAGGCCCTTGCCTATTGCGCGTCCAAGGGGGCCGTGACAAATCTGACCAGGAGCATGGCGCTTGAACTGGCAGAGAAGAACATCAGGGTAAACTGTGTCTGTCCCGGAGTAGTTGATACGCCGATGGCCAGGGAATGGATAGAGAGACATGGTGATTACGAGACTGTGGTGAAGAAGATATTGGAAGATTACCCCATTGCCAGGATCGGCCGGCCCGATGACATTGCCTATGCGTGTCTGTATCTCGCGTCTGACGGCGCAAGTTGGGTAACGGGAGCGGTTCTGCCGGTCGACGGCGGCTATACGGCAAAGTAA
- a CDS encoding phosphatidylserine decarboxylase family protein, whose amino-acid sequence MRMPITNYAPRELTLFTTVLLAGAVLSLLAGIYWAGLVLLLALGFVLFFFRDPERGIIKNESRFLAPADGRIVEVTTVDEGKYLKTEAVKVSIFMSIFDVHVNRIPCSGLVEFIDYQKGRFFDARTKEASSRNENSMIGLLADGGNRFLVKQIAGLVARRIVCPVTVGDRLEQGQRFGMVKFGSRLELFIPKGTKVRVRVKEGQKVVAGLTVLAELI is encoded by the coding sequence ATGCGAATGCCCATCACCAACTACGCGCCAAGAGAATTAACCTTATTCACCACAGTACTACTGGCGGGAGCGGTGCTCTCTCTTTTAGCGGGGATTTACTGGGCGGGCCTTGTGCTTCTTCTGGCACTGGGGTTTGTCCTGTTCTTCTTCAGGGACCCCGAGAGAGGTATTATAAAGAACGAGTCCAGATTCCTGGCTCCAGCCGACGGCAGGATTGTCGAGGTAACTACCGTAGATGAGGGCAAATATTTAAAGACCGAGGCCGTCAAGGTCAGTATCTTTATGTCGATTTTCGACGTGCACGTGAACCGCATACCCTGTAGCGGCCTGGTGGAGTTTATTGACTATCAGAAAGGCAGGTTCTTCGACGCCCGCACGAAAGAGGCCTCTTCCAGGAACGAGAACAGCATGATTGGCCTGCTGGCGGACGGCGGCAACAGATTTCTGGTAAAACAGATAGCCGGGCTGGTGGCCAGGCGAATCGTCTGTCCCGTAACCGTTGGAGACCGCCTGGAGCAGGGACAGCGGTTTGGCATGGTGAAGTTCGGTTCGAGGCTTGAGCTTTTCATCCCCAAAGGCACGAAAGTCCGGGTGAGGGTCAAAGAGGGCCAGAAGGTGGTGGCGGGTCTGACCGTACTGGCAGAGCTGATTTGA
- a CDS encoding tetratricopeptide repeat protein: MVTLISLLLKQLNVLEALTEAPAGRPSGPTSSVLDRIPIPDKLPDVSSLLNEIFSNPYYLLVIAAVLVIGGIIAAFVARAAGKRGRLRKDALRIPVDKLTPEDLGIEKYKNGEHHIPRESDEYLVSLLDGVEPRVLVVGKTGSGKTRTVYEAVKGMNGYVVLAPKHHTIPQNKLKAISYLRKKKVFLFLDDLDKYVKKVDIAMLIEQLKKNAGALAVLATCRGGDPLELVEKTEPSFLMQFDDRTRIELRDLTPEEEEALASSLDRDWSPTAYNRTPGSVAVDLPEMKVRYKNASSGGKTVVGLLKMLRSCFIHTYKESVVKKLFQATFEGDPESKANWNDALTEMVGNELVTRKEKELSIYDAYLEDDFIDDYTPGEEGYQKLEDLLIREKDAEGLFSMGVFYYTRDRLDKSIDVLENAAAFDPNHVNARICLGDAYEKKDMVEEAITQYEEVLKINPGNPQVHNRLGLMYYEQDMMDAAIEAFGKTIGINPGNVEAHYHLGLIHEKREEMEDAILEYREAIRLAPSHLDAHRNLAFIYNKQGLLEEAIREFREVAAINPEDAEVHYILASAYSESGKVQEAIAEYVELVRINPDDAKAQYSLAVNYYKTGRLEAAVEAFKEVIRINPDDVRSHFNLGLTYYKKDMIEDAVKEYEEVLKLKPGYSAAYYNLALCYAKKGMTDEAIDGFKEAIRNNPNHPEAHRNLALAYNKKNMFDAAVEEFREAIRIRPNDPTSHGGLAMAYHKKGMTMEARKEFRIYEQLKARLSRR, encoded by the coding sequence TTGGTTACCTTGATTTCATTACTACTTAAACAACTGAACGTCCTGGAGGCATTGACGGAAGCGCCTGCGGGGCGTCCGTCCGGCCCCACGAGCAGCGTCCTGGACCGGATCCCGATACCTGATAAGCTCCCGGATGTTAGTTCGCTTCTCAATGAGATATTCAGTAATCCGTACTACCTGCTGGTGATAGCCGCCGTCCTGGTCATCGGGGGTATAATAGCGGCGTTTGTCGCGCGGGCCGCGGGCAAACGCGGCAGGCTTAGAAAAGACGCCCTGCGCATCCCGGTCGACAAGTTGACGCCGGAGGACCTGGGTATCGAGAAATATAAAAACGGAGAGCACCACATACCGAGGGAGAGTGACGAGTACCTGGTTAGTCTCCTGGACGGGGTTGAACCGAGGGTGCTGGTGGTCGGTAAGACCGGTTCAGGCAAGACACGTACTGTATATGAAGCGGTTAAGGGCATGAATGGCTACGTGGTTCTGGCCCCAAAACACCATACAATCCCCCAGAACAAGCTGAAAGCAATAAGCTATCTGCGAAAGAAAAAGGTCTTCTTATTCCTCGACGACCTGGATAAGTACGTTAAGAAGGTCGACATTGCAATGCTGATAGAGCAGTTGAAAAAAAACGCCGGCGCCCTTGCGGTATTGGCGACCTGCCGTGGCGGAGACCCACTTGAGCTGGTAGAGAAGACCGAGCCCTCCTTCCTGATGCAATTCGACGACCGGACGCGTATCGAGCTTCGCGACCTGACGCCCGAGGAGGAGGAGGCCCTGGCGAGCAGTTTGGACAGGGACTGGTCGCCAACCGCCTACAATCGTACGCCGGGCTCTGTTGCTGTGGACCTGCCGGAGATGAAGGTCCGCTATAAAAACGCCAGTAGCGGGGGCAAGACTGTCGTCGGTTTACTGAAGATGCTTCGCAGTTGTTTCATCCACACTTATAAGGAGAGCGTGGTCAAGAAATTGTTCCAGGCGACTTTTGAGGGGGACCCGGAGAGCAAGGCCAATTGGAATGATGCCCTGACCGAAATGGTCGGGAACGAGTTAGTCACCAGGAAGGAAAAGGAACTCAGTATATATGATGCCTACCTGGAAGACGACTTCATAGACGATTACACGCCCGGTGAAGAGGGCTATCAAAAACTCGAGGATCTGTTAATCAGAGAAAAGGATGCAGAGGGGCTCTTTAGCATGGGCGTTTTCTACTACACGAGAGACCGGTTGGACAAATCCATCGACGTCCTTGAAAACGCCGCAGCGTTTGACCCCAACCACGTCAACGCCAGGATTTGCCTGGGTGACGCCTATGAAAAGAAAGATATGGTGGAGGAGGCCATAACACAATACGAAGAGGTGTTGAAGATTAACCCGGGTAACCCTCAAGTCCACAACCGGTTAGGCCTGATGTATTACGAGCAAGACATGATGGACGCAGCCATTGAAGCCTTTGGAAAGACCATAGGCATAAATCCCGGAAACGTCGAGGCCCACTACCATCTGGGGCTTATCCATGAGAAGAGAGAGGAGATGGAGGACGCTATCCTGGAATATAGAGAGGCCATAAGGCTTGCCCCCAGTCATCTGGACGCACACAGAAACCTGGCGTTTATATACAACAAGCAGGGCCTGCTGGAAGAAGCAATACGGGAGTTCAGGGAAGTTGCGGCGATTAACCCTGAAGACGCAGAGGTCCATTACATTCTCGCCTCCGCCTATAGCGAGAGCGGCAAGGTGCAGGAGGCGATTGCCGAATACGTTGAACTTGTAAGGATAAACCCCGATGACGCCAAGGCCCAGTACAGCCTGGCCGTAAACTACTACAAGACGGGAAGGCTGGAAGCGGCCGTTGAAGCCTTTAAAGAGGTCATACGGATAAACCCGGACGACGTCAGAAGCCACTTTAATCTGGGGCTTACCTATTACAAGAAAGACATGATAGAGGATGCCGTTAAAGAATACGAGGAGGTGTTGAAACTTAAGCCCGGCTACTCCGCCGCGTACTATAACCTGGCCCTCTGCTATGCGAAGAAAGGAATGACTGACGAGGCCATTGACGGGTTTAAGGAGGCAATAAGAAACAATCCGAATCACCCGGAGGCCCACCGCAACCTGGCCCTGGCATACAATAAAAAGAATATGTTCGACGCGGCCGTAGAGGAGTTTAGAGAGGCCATAAGGATAAGGCCCAACGACCCAACCTCGCACGGCGGCCTTGCCATGGCCTACCACAAAAAGGGCATGACCATGGAAGCAAGAAAAGAGTTCAGGATATATGAGCAATTAAAGGCCCGCCTGAGCAGGCGTTGA
- a CDS encoding fructose-1,6-bisphosphatase — protein sequence MKITLSVIKADIGSIGGHIKPSQAVLKAVRDHIATEGKKKIIDMFISHTGDDVAILMTHTGGTGNEGIHKMAWDAFVAGTNVAKAQGLYGAGQDLLKDAFSGNVKGMGPAVAEMEFEERPNEPFLFFAADKTEPGAYNLPLFLGFSDPMYCPGLMLSPSMADGFKFVIMDVNYTEGDRIIELNTPEDYYDITTLLRDNSRFVIESIWSRHTGDQAASVSTSRLRNIAGKYTGKDDPVHLVRVQSQFPATGELLSPYAIGHYVAGTMRGSHNGPMMPCKQNCTISFFDGPAVVTCAAFCVHNGKLTEPADAFDHPFWDWSREQVSQKALEIRRQGFSGPAMLPYDDLEYGGIVEKMKKLDGQFTVR from the coding sequence ATGAAAATAACCTTAAGCGTAATTAAGGCCGATATAGGCAGCATCGGCGGCCACATTAAACCCAGTCAGGCTGTTTTGAAGGCGGTCAGGGACCACATAGCAACTGAGGGAAAGAAAAAGATAATCGACATGTTCATCAGTCATACCGGTGATGACGTGGCCATTTTAATGACGCACACCGGTGGAACGGGGAATGAGGGGATTCACAAAATGGCCTGGGACGCCTTCGTGGCCGGCACAAATGTGGCGAAGGCGCAGGGGCTGTACGGCGCCGGTCAGGACCTGCTTAAGGACGCCTTCTCCGGCAACGTAAAGGGCATGGGCCCGGCGGTTGCGGAGATGGAGTTTGAAGAGAGACCGAACGAACCCTTCCTGTTCTTTGCGGCGGATAAGACTGAACCCGGGGCGTATAACCTCCCCCTGTTCTTAGGTTTTTCAGACCCCATGTATTGCCCGGGGCTTATGCTCAGCCCTTCGATGGCCGACGGTTTCAAGTTTGTAATAATGGACGTGAACTACACCGAGGGTGACCGCATAATAGAGCTGAACACGCCGGAAGATTATTATGACATCACCACACTTCTAAGAGATAACTCAAGATTCGTTATCGAGTCGATCTGGTCGAGACATACCGGTGACCAGGCGGCTTCCGTGAGCACATCGAGGCTGAGAAACATCGCAGGTAAGTATACGGGCAAGGACGACCCCGTTCATCTTGTGCGCGTGCAGTCTCAGTTCCCTGCGACCGGTGAACTGCTTTCACCGTATGCCATCGGCCATTACGTGGCAGGGACGATGAGAGGGAGCCATAACGGCCCCATGATGCCCTGTAAACAGAACTGCACTATCTCCTTCTTTGACGGGCCAGCCGTGGTTACCTGCGCCGCCTTCTGTGTGCATAACGGGAAGCTTACGGAGCCGGCCGACGCCTTTGACCATCCGTTCTGGGACTGGTCGAGAGAACAGGTCTCGCAGAAGGCGCTGGAAATAAGACGTCAGGGCTTCTCCGGGCCTGCCATGCTGCCGTACGACGACCTCGAATACGGCGGCATCGTTGAAAAGATGAAGAAGCTTGACGGGCAGTTTACGGTAAGATAG